One region of Suncus etruscus isolate mSunEtr1 chromosome 5, mSunEtr1.pri.cur, whole genome shotgun sequence genomic DNA includes:
- the LOC126009266 gene encoding zinc finger protein 722-like isoform X4: MRGLVLPLEPRVSLSSDPLHSVLVQDMVTFPDVAVNFTSEEWPCLDASQRKLYRDVMLETYQHLLDIGHDGVKPALISCLEECRLHVEDITFQQSAFGLGSPKRSEMGRNKSPWNGVDPVLLATVWRELSCPYSHGSEDSENICSGMGHNEEIVIAAAPPSTCGAPKSPSPNLWRETLKVGPPLSKHKRIHTGEKLYSCQECGKAFTHSSALSMHKRMHTGEKPYSCQQCGKAFSQSSDLSVHKRRHTGEKPYSCQQCGKAFALSSELSVHKRRHTGEKPYSCQQCGKAFALSSELSVHKRRHTGESPYSCQECGKAFTHSSSLSVHKRIHTGKKP, translated from the exons ATGAGGGGTCTTGTCCTCCCCCTAGAGCCCAGGGTGTCACTGAGCTCTGATCCCCTCCACTCTGTGCTGGTTCAGGACATGGTGACCTTCCCCGATGTGGCTGTGAACTTCACCTCAGAGGAGTGGCCATGCCTGGATGCCTCGcagaggaagctctacagagatgtgatgctggagacatACCAGCACCTGTTGGACATAG GCCATGATGGGGTGAAACCTGCCTTGATCTCCTGTTTAGAAG aatgCAGACTACATGTTGAGGATATAACATTTCAGCAATCAGCCTTTGGACTGGGATCTCCAAAGAGGAGCGAGATG GGAAGAAACAAGTCCCCCTGGAATGGTGTTGATCCTGTGCTATTGGCCACAGTCTGGAGAGAACTGTCTTGCCCATATTCCCATGGGAGTGAGGATTCGGAGAACATCTGTTCTGGAATGGGGCACAATGAAGAGATCGTCATTGCTGCAGCACCACCATCCACTTGTGGTGCTCCCAAATCTCCTTCACCCAATCTCTGGAGAGAGACCCTTAAAGTGGGGCCTCC CCTTTCTAAACACAagagaattcatacaggagagaaactttattcatgtcaggagtgtgggaaggccttcactcattCCTCAGCCCTTTCTATGCACAAGAGAAtgcatacaggagagaagccttattcatgtcagcagTGTGGGAAAGCTTTCTCTCAATCCTCAGAC CTTTCTGTGCACAAGAGAagacatacaggagagaagc cttattcatgtcaacAGTGTGGGAAGGCTTTTGCTCTATCCTCAGAACTTTCTGTGCACAAGAGAagacatacaggagagaagccttattcatgtcagcagTGTGGGAAGGCTTTTGCTCTTTCCTCAGAACTTTCTGTGCACAAGAGAAGACATACAGGAGAGAgcccttattcatgtcaggagtgtgggaaggccttcactcactCCTCATCCCTTTCTGTGCACAAGAGAATTCATACAGGAAAGAAGCCTTAA
- the LOC126009266 gene encoding zinc finger protein 626-like isoform X1 has translation MRGLVLPLEPRVSLSSDPLHSVLVQDMVTFPDVAVNFTSEEWPCLDASQRKLYRDVMLETYQHLLDIGHDGVKPALISCLEECRLHVEDITFQQSAFGLGSPKRSEMGRNKSPWNGVDPVLLATVWRELSCPYSHGSEDSENICSGMGHNEEIVIAAAPPSTCGAPKSPSPNLWRETLKVGPPLSKHKRIHTGEKLYSCQECGKAFTHSSALSMHKRMHTGEKPYSCQQCGKAFSQSSDLSVHKRKHTGEKPYSCQQCGKAFSQSSALSLHKRMHTGEKPYSCQECGKAFTHSSALSVHKRRHTGEKPYSCPQCGKAFSQSSALSVHKKRHTGEKPYSCQQCGKAFALSSELSVHKRRHTGEKPYSCQQCGKAFALSSELSVHKRRHTGESPYSCQECGKAFTHSSSLSVHKRIHTGKKP, from the exons ATGAGGGGTCTTGTCCTCCCCCTAGAGCCCAGGGTGTCACTGAGCTCTGATCCCCTCCACTCTGTGCTGGTTCAGGACATGGTGACCTTCCCCGATGTGGCTGTGAACTTCACCTCAGAGGAGTGGCCATGCCTGGATGCCTCGcagaggaagctctacagagatgtgatgctggagacatACCAGCACCTGTTGGACATAG GCCATGATGGGGTGAAACCTGCCTTGATCTCCTGTTTAGAAG aatgCAGACTACATGTTGAGGATATAACATTTCAGCAATCAGCCTTTGGACTGGGATCTCCAAAGAGGAGCGAGATG GGAAGAAACAAGTCCCCCTGGAATGGTGTTGATCCTGTGCTATTGGCCACAGTCTGGAGAGAACTGTCTTGCCCATATTCCCATGGGAGTGAGGATTCGGAGAACATCTGTTCTGGAATGGGGCACAATGAAGAGATCGTCATTGCTGCAGCACCACCATCCACTTGTGGTGCTCCCAAATCTCCTTCACCCAATCTCTGGAGAGAGACCCTTAAAGTGGGGCCTCC CCTTTCTAAACACAagagaattcatacaggagagaaactttattcatgtcaggagtgtgggaaggccttcactcattCCTCAGCCCTTTCTATGCACAAGAGAAtgcatacaggagagaagccttattcatgtcagcagTGTGGGAAAGCTTTCTCTCAATCCTCAGACCTTTCTGTGCACAAGAGAAAACATACAGGAgaaaagccttattcatgtcagcagTGTGGGAAGGCTTTCTCTCAATCCTCAGCCCTTTCTTTGCATAAGAGAAtgcatacaggagagaagccttattcatgtcaggagtgtgggaaggccttcactcattCCTCAGCC CTTTCTGTGCACAAGAGAagacatacaggagagaagccttattcatgtccgCAGTGTGGGAAGGCTTTCTCTCAATCCTCAGCCCTTTCTGTGCACAAGAAAagacatacaggagagaagccttattcatgtcaacAGTGTGGGAAGGCTTTTGCTCTATCCTCAGAACTTTCTGTGCACAAGAGAagacatacaggagagaagccttattcatgtcagcagTGTGGGAAGGCTTTTGCTCTTTCCTCAGAACTTTCTGTGCACAAGAGAAGACATACAGGAGAGAgcccttattcatgtcaggagtgtgggaaggccttcactcactCCTCATCCCTTTCTGTGCACAAGAGAATTCATACAGGAAAGAAGCCTTAA
- the LOC126009266 gene encoding zinc finger protein 679-like isoform X2, whose product MRGLVLPLEPRVSLSSDPLHSVLVQDMVTFPDVAVNFTSEEWPCLDASQRKLYRDVMLETYQHLLDIGHDGVKPALISCLEECRLHVEDITFQQSAFGLGSPKRSEMGRNKSPWNGVDPVLLATVWRELSCPYSHGSEDSENICSGMGHNEEIVIAAAPPSTCGAPKSPSPNLWRETLKVGPPLSKHKRIHTGEKLYSCQECGKAFTHSSALSMHKRMHTGEKPYSCQQCGKAFSQSSDLSVHKRKHTGEKPYSCQQCGKAFSQSSALSVHKRRHTGEKPYSCPQCGKAFSQSSALSVHKKRHTGEKPYSCQQCGKAFALSSELSVHKRRHTGEKPYSCQQCGKAFALSSELSVHKRRHTGESPYSCQECGKAFTHSSSLSVHKRIHTGKKP is encoded by the exons ATGAGGGGTCTTGTCCTCCCCCTAGAGCCCAGGGTGTCACTGAGCTCTGATCCCCTCCACTCTGTGCTGGTTCAGGACATGGTGACCTTCCCCGATGTGGCTGTGAACTTCACCTCAGAGGAGTGGCCATGCCTGGATGCCTCGcagaggaagctctacagagatgtgatgctggagacatACCAGCACCTGTTGGACATAG GCCATGATGGGGTGAAACCTGCCTTGATCTCCTGTTTAGAAG aatgCAGACTACATGTTGAGGATATAACATTTCAGCAATCAGCCTTTGGACTGGGATCTCCAAAGAGGAGCGAGATG GGAAGAAACAAGTCCCCCTGGAATGGTGTTGATCCTGTGCTATTGGCCACAGTCTGGAGAGAACTGTCTTGCCCATATTCCCATGGGAGTGAGGATTCGGAGAACATCTGTTCTGGAATGGGGCACAATGAAGAGATCGTCATTGCTGCAGCACCACCATCCACTTGTGGTGCTCCCAAATCTCCTTCACCCAATCTCTGGAGAGAGACCCTTAAAGTGGGGCCTCC CCTTTCTAAACACAagagaattcatacaggagagaaactttattcatgtcaggagtgtgggaaggccttcactcattCCTCAGCCCTTTCTATGCACAAGAGAAtgcatacaggagagaagccttattcatgtcagcagTGTGGGAAAGCTTTCTCTCAATCCTCAGACCTTTCTGTGCACAAGAGAAAACATACAGGAgaaaagccttattcatgtcagcagTGTGGGAAGGCTTTCTCTCAATCCTCAGCC CTTTCTGTGCACAAGAGAagacatacaggagagaagccttattcatgtccgCAGTGTGGGAAGGCTTTCTCTCAATCCTCAGCCCTTTCTGTGCACAAGAAAagacatacaggagagaagccttattcatgtcaacAGTGTGGGAAGGCTTTTGCTCTATCCTCAGAACTTTCTGTGCACAAGAGAagacatacaggagagaagccttattcatgtcagcagTGTGGGAAGGCTTTTGCTCTTTCCTCAGAACTTTCTGTGCACAAGAGAAGACATACAGGAGAGAgcccttattcatgtcaggagtgtgggaaggccttcactcactCCTCATCCCTTTCTGTGCACAAGAGAATTCATACAGGAAAGAAGCCTTAA
- the LOC126009266 gene encoding zinc finger protein 679-like isoform X3, with the protein MRGLVLPLEPRVSLSSDPLHSVLVQDMVTFPDVAVNFTSEEWPCLDASQRKLYRDVMLETYQHLLDIGHDGVKPALISCLEECRLHVEDITFQQSAFGLGSPKRSEMGRNKSPWNGVDPVLLATVWRELSCPYSHGSEDSENICSGMGHNEEIVIAAAPPSTCGAPKSPSPNLWRETLKVGPPLSKHKRIHTGEKLYSCQECGKAFTHSSALSMHKRMHTGEKPYSCQQCGKAFSQSSDLSVHKRRHTGEKPYSCPQCGKAFSQSSALSVHKKRHTGEKPYSCQQCGKAFALSSELSVHKRRHTGEKPYSCQQCGKAFALSSELSVHKRRHTGESPYSCQECGKAFTHSSSLSVHKRIHTGKKP; encoded by the exons ATGAGGGGTCTTGTCCTCCCCCTAGAGCCCAGGGTGTCACTGAGCTCTGATCCCCTCCACTCTGTGCTGGTTCAGGACATGGTGACCTTCCCCGATGTGGCTGTGAACTTCACCTCAGAGGAGTGGCCATGCCTGGATGCCTCGcagaggaagctctacagagatgtgatgctggagacatACCAGCACCTGTTGGACATAG GCCATGATGGGGTGAAACCTGCCTTGATCTCCTGTTTAGAAG aatgCAGACTACATGTTGAGGATATAACATTTCAGCAATCAGCCTTTGGACTGGGATCTCCAAAGAGGAGCGAGATG GGAAGAAACAAGTCCCCCTGGAATGGTGTTGATCCTGTGCTATTGGCCACAGTCTGGAGAGAACTGTCTTGCCCATATTCCCATGGGAGTGAGGATTCGGAGAACATCTGTTCTGGAATGGGGCACAATGAAGAGATCGTCATTGCTGCAGCACCACCATCCACTTGTGGTGCTCCCAAATCTCCTTCACCCAATCTCTGGAGAGAGACCCTTAAAGTGGGGCCTCC CCTTTCTAAACACAagagaattcatacaggagagaaactttattcatgtcaggagtgtgggaaggccttcactcattCCTCAGCCCTTTCTATGCACAAGAGAAtgcatacaggagagaagccttattcatgtcagcagTGTGGGAAAGCTTTCTCTCAATCCTCAGAC CTTTCTGTGCACAAGAGAagacatacaggagagaagccttattcatgtccgCAGTGTGGGAAGGCTTTCTCTCAATCCTCAGCCCTTTCTGTGCACAAGAAAagacatacaggagagaagccttattcatgtcaacAGTGTGGGAAGGCTTTTGCTCTATCCTCAGAACTTTCTGTGCACAAGAGAagacatacaggagagaagccttattcatgtcagcagTGTGGGAAGGCTTTTGCTCTTTCCTCAGAACTTTCTGTGCACAAGAGAAGACATACAGGAGAGAgcccttattcatgtcaggagtgtgggaaggccttcactcactCCTCATCCCTTTCTGTGCACAAGAGAATTCATACAGGAAAGAAGCCTTAA